Proteins encoded in a region of the Puniceibacterium sp. IMCC21224 genome:
- a CDS encoding bifunctional salicylyl-CoA 5-hydroxylase/oxidoreductase — protein MRIACLGGGPAGLYFAISTKLRQPDAEVVVFERNRADDTFGWGVVLSDETLDNLAANDPVSATQIREHFAYWDDIAVHHRGQKMLSTGHGFCGIGRKRLLLILQARAVALGVDLRFETEVGTAADYMDDYDVVVACDGLNSRTRTAFEGAFEPDIDMRACQFVWLGTHQKFDDAFTFIFEKTPKGWVWAHAYQFDPDTATFIVECSQKTFDAYGFGEMSQQDSIATCQEIFADHLGDHALMTNANHIRGSAWIRFPRVLCRRWSHKNVVLLGDAAATAHFSIGSGTKLALESAIALAEALSSEPDVATAFESYESERQLQVLRLQSAARNSVEWFEDVERYLDLDPVQLNYSLLTRSQRISHENLRERDPVWLESAERWFQEQASATVEGPARAPMFAPFRLRDMDLKNRVVVSPMAQYKAVNGCPTDWHLIHYGERAKGGAGLIYTEMTCVSPEGRITPGCPGLYAPEHEAAWRRLTDFVHTETPAKICCQIGHSGRKGSTRIGWEGMDQPLPLGNWDLLSASALPWSDANATPRAMTRDDMDQVTAEFVAAAQMADRAGFDMIELHAAHGYLISSFISPLSNIRDDAYGGSLENRMRYPLEVFVAMRAVWPEAKPMSVRISATDWTDRGVTAEEAVAIAQMFSAAGADIIDVSAGQTSTEAQPVYGRMFQTPFSDRIRNEAGVATMAVGNIFEADHVNSILMAGRADLVCLARPHLSDPYWLLHAATALGDRAEDWPLPYLAGRDQAWRLADRDAEVARV, from the coding sequence ATGCGTATTGCATGTCTGGGGGGTGGTCCCGCGGGGCTCTATTTCGCGATCTCAACCAAGCTGCGCCAACCGGACGCCGAGGTGGTTGTGTTCGAGCGCAACCGCGCCGACGACACCTTTGGCTGGGGCGTCGTGCTGTCGGATGAGACGCTGGATAACCTTGCCGCAAACGATCCCGTCAGTGCCACCCAGATCCGCGAACACTTTGCCTACTGGGACGATATTGCCGTGCATCATCGCGGGCAAAAGATGCTGTCCACCGGGCACGGGTTCTGCGGCATTGGACGCAAGCGGCTGCTGCTGATCCTGCAGGCGCGTGCCGTCGCGCTGGGCGTTGATCTGCGGTTCGAAACCGAAGTGGGCACCGCGGCTGATTATATGGATGACTACGATGTGGTTGTTGCCTGCGACGGGCTGAATTCGCGCACCCGCACCGCATTCGAGGGTGCATTTGAACCCGATATCGACATGCGTGCCTGCCAGTTTGTCTGGCTGGGCACGCACCAGAAGTTCGACGATGCCTTTACCTTTATATTCGAGAAAACGCCCAAAGGTTGGGTCTGGGCGCATGCCTATCAGTTCGACCCTGACACAGCGACGTTCATCGTCGAGTGTTCGCAAAAGACGTTTGATGCCTACGGCTTTGGTGAGATGTCGCAACAGGACAGCATCGCCACCTGTCAGGAAATTTTTGCCGATCATCTGGGTGACCACGCGCTGATGACCAATGCCAACCACATTCGCGGTTCAGCTTGGATTCGGTTTCCGCGCGTGCTCTGCCGCCGCTGGAGCCACAAGAACGTCGTGCTGTTGGGGGACGCGGCCGCGACTGCCCATTTTTCCATCGGTTCGGGCACAAAACTGGCATTGGAGTCGGCGATTGCCCTGGCCGAGGCGCTGTCGTCGGAGCCGGATGTGGCCACTGCCTTTGAAAGTTACGAATCGGAGCGGCAATTGCAGGTGTTGCGTCTGCAATCCGCCGCGCGCAATTCGGTCGAATGGTTCGAGGATGTTGAGCGTTATCTGGACCTTGATCCGGTTCAGCTGAACTATTCTCTGCTGACCCGGTCGCAGCGGATTAGCCATGAAAACCTGCGCGAACGTGATCCGGTTTGGCTGGAATCGGCTGAACGCTGGTTTCAGGAGCAGGCAAGCGCAACGGTTGAGGGGCCGGCCCGCGCGCCGATGTTTGCGCCGTTTCGCCTGCGTGACATGGATTTGAAGAACCGCGTCGTCGTCTCGCCCATGGCGCAATACAAGGCGGTGAACGGCTGTCCGACTGACTGGCATCTGATCCATTACGGTGAACGCGCCAAAGGCGGCGCCGGGCTGATTTATACCGAAATGACCTGTGTTTCCCCCGAGGGGCGGATCACCCCCGGTTGTCCCGGCCTCTACGCACCGGAACACGAGGCGGCCTGGCGCAGGCTGACAGATTTTGTGCATACCGAGACGCCGGCCAAGATTTGCTGCCAGATCGGCCATTCAGGGCGCAAGGGATCGACCCGCATCGGATGGGAGGGGATGGATCAGCCCTTGCCCTTGGGCAATTGGGATCTGCTCTCGGCCTCAGCCCTGCCGTGGTCTGACGCCAATGCCACACCCCGCGCGATGACCCGTGATGATATGGACCAAGTGACGGCGGAATTTGTCGCGGCGGCGCAGATGGCTGACCGCGCGGGCTTTGACATGATCGAACTGCATGCGGCGCATGGCTATCTGATCTCGTCCTTTATCTCGCCGCTGTCGAACATCCGCGACGATGCTTATGGCGGCAGTCTGGAAAACCGGATGCGCTATCCGTTAGAGGTGTTTGTCGCGATGCGCGCCGTCTGGCCCGAAGCAAAGCCGATGTCGGTGCGGATTTCGGCCACCGATTGGACGGATCGGGGTGTGACCGCAGAAGAGGCGGTCGCGATAGCGCAGATGTTCAGCGCGGCGGGGGCCGACATCATCGACGTCTCAGCTGGTCAAACATCGACCGAGGCGCAGCCGGTTTACGGTCGTATGTTCCAGACCCCGTTTTCGGATCGCATCCGCAACGAGGCTGGCGTGGCGACCATGGCCGTTGGTAATATATTCGAGGCGGATCACGTTAATTCCATCCTGATGGCCGGGCGGGCCGATCTGGTCTGCCTCGCCCGCCCGCACCTTTCCGACCCCTATTGGCTGCTGCATGCGGCGACCGCGTTGGGCGATCGGGCCGAGGATTGGCCGCTGCCCTATCTGGCGGGCCGGGATCAGGCATGGCGGCTGGCCGACCGCGACGCCGAGGTCGCGCGGGTATGA
- a CDS encoding alpha/beta hydrolase, which translates to MTGWVIRDWDDAYENGRNIPDGASWPARWVAPAQAFRDRGNNRLDMAYGKTKRSRYDLFLPQGTAKGLFIFVHGGYWVALDKSYWSHLAAGAVAAGWAVAIPSYDLCPQVSIADITAQIGAAIDHAATQVSGPIVLSGHSAGGHLVSAMMCTDSPLAPDTQARLRHVVSISGLHDLRPLLLTNRNATLRMDAASAAAGSPALKEPLPHVRLTTWVGGGERQEFLRQTRLLANIWHGLGCDTRAVIEPDRHHFNVIDGLADMASPLTRAAVHDPVSG; encoded by the coding sequence ATGACGGGCTGGGTGATACGCGACTGGGATGATGCCTATGAAAACGGGCGCAACATCCCGGATGGGGCGTCCTGGCCCGCCCGCTGGGTTGCCCCTGCGCAGGCATTTCGCGACCGTGGCAACAATCGTCTGGACATGGCGTACGGCAAAACGAAGCGGTCCCGCTATGACCTGTTTCTACCCCAGGGCACAGCCAAAGGATTGTTTATCTTTGTGCACGGCGGTTACTGGGTGGCACTGGACAAATCCTACTGGTCGCATCTGGCGGCGGGCGCAGTGGCTGCGGGCTGGGCGGTGGCGATCCCGTCCTATGACCTCTGTCCTCAGGTCAGCATTGCTGACATCACTGCGCAGATCGGTGCCGCGATAGATCATGCAGCGACGCAGGTGTCGGGCCCGATCGTGCTGTCAGGTCATTCGGCTGGTGGCCATCTGGTGAGCGCGATGATGTGCACGGACAGCCCACTGGCACCGGATACACAGGCACGGTTGCGCCATGTCGTGTCGATCTCGGGCCTGCACGACCTGCGCCCCCTGCTGCTCACCAACCGCAACGCAACCTTGCGCATGGATGCCGCCAGTGCTGCAGCGGGGAGTCCTGCCCTGAAAGAACCCCTGCCCCACGTCCGCCTGACAACCTGGGTTGGCGGCGGCGAACGGCAGGAATTCCTGCGCCAGACCCGCCTGCTCGCCAATATCTGGCACGGGTTGGGCTGCGATACTCGCGCCGTGATTGAACCGGACCGGCACCATTTCAATGTGATTGACGGGCTGGCGGACATGGCTTCGCCCTTGACGCGCGCCGCCGTGCACGATCCTGTAAGCGGCTGA
- a CDS encoding ABC transporter substrate-binding protein — translation MKIKTKLLATTFAALALSTPAMAQDLPSAADGKLKIGLIYTLSGPAAALGSQARDGFLLAAEAMGEMGGLPTEIIIIDDEQRPDLAADKARELVARDEVDFVVGPIFSNILGAIHKPVTETGTILISTNAGTSSYAGAECNENFYTTSYQNDQNHEVMGAYAEKQGYQNVFLMAPNYQAGKDSLNGFKHSYTGGVAGEVFTELGQLDFSSELAQIAAFQPDALFTFMPGGMGVNLVKQYSQAGLTTIPFLSAFTVDETTLPATQDAAVGLMGGANWAPDMDNAANKTFVDAYLAKYGAMPGTYAMQAYDAAQLINAAVSSVGGDLTDRAALKSALHAADFDSPRGDFSFGKNNFPIQDFYLVKAEKREDGLYQTAIVEKIFDDYVDNYAAQCPM, via the coding sequence ATGAAGATCAAGACCAAACTGCTGGCAACCACCTTTGCCGCGCTTGCCCTAAGCACGCCCGCGATGGCGCAGGACCTGCCCTCGGCCGCTGATGGCAAACTGAAGATCGGGTTGATCTACACCCTGTCCGGCCCGGCCGCCGCCCTTGGTTCGCAGGCGCGCGACGGATTCCTCCTCGCTGCTGAGGCGATGGGTGAGATGGGTGGCCTGCCAACCGAAATCATCATCATCGACGACGAACAGCGCCCCGATCTGGCCGCTGACAAGGCGCGCGAGCTGGTGGCGCGGGACGAAGTTGATTTTGTGGTCGGCCCGATCTTTTCCAACATCCTTGGTGCGATCCACAAGCCGGTGACAGAAACCGGCACCATCCTGATCTCGACCAACGCCGGTACGTCCAGCTATGCCGGCGCCGAGTGCAACGAGAATTTCTATACCACCTCGTATCAGAACGACCAGAACCACGAAGTCATGGGCGCTTATGCAGAAAAGCAGGGCTACCAGAACGTGTTCCTGATGGCGCCGAACTATCAGGCCGGCAAGGACAGCCTGAACGGGTTCAAGCATTCTTACACCGGCGGCGTTGCAGGCGAGGTGTTCACCGAACTCGGGCAACTGGATTTCTCGTCCGAGCTGGCGCAGATCGCGGCGTTCCAGCCCGATGCGCTGTTCACCTTTATGCCCGGCGGCATGGGTGTGAATCTTGTGAAACAGTACAGCCAGGCCGGTCTGACGACGATCCCGTTCCTGTCAGCCTTTACCGTCGATGAAACCACCCTGCCCGCGACGCAGGATGCGGCCGTCGGTCTGATGGGGGGGGCGAACTGGGCGCCGGATATGGACAACGCCGCCAACAAGACCTTTGTCGACGCCTATCTTGCCAAATACGGCGCGATGCCCGGCACCTATGCAATGCAGGCCTATGATGCGGCGCAGCTGATCAATGCCGCAGTCAGTTCTGTCGGCGGCGATCTGACCGACCGCGCGGCGCTGAAATCTGCCCTGCATGCCGCCGATTTCGACAGCCCGCGCGGCGATTTCAGCTTTGGTAAGAACAACTTTCCGATCCAGGACTTCTATCTGGTCAAGGCGGAAAAACGCGAAGATGGCCTGTATCAGACCGCCATCGTCGAAAAGATCTTTGACGATTACGTCGACAATTACGCCGCTCAGTGCCCGATGTGA
- a CDS encoding branched-chain amino acid ABC transporter permease — MTNLFILQLLNGVQLGILLFLIAAGLTLVFGIMDVINLAHGVLYMIGAYLIATFAALTGSFWLGLLLMLPAAVAVGYVVERVVIRPLYSRSHLDQVLATFGLVMIVNEGVKILWGTSPLSVPMPDILSGSIPLIGPLQYPVYRLAIIASGLAVAAGLYVVVNHTRVGMLLRAGATNREMVSALGVDIGKLFSTVFALGAVLACFAGAIVAPILSVDTGMGESVLILTFVVVVIGGIGSIRGAFLGAILVALVDTLGRTFGPILLRAVMDPAAAGQTGRTLAPMLVYILMAAILFARPAGLFGRRTT, encoded by the coding sequence ATGACCAACCTGTTTATCCTGCAACTGCTCAATGGCGTTCAGCTGGGCATTCTGCTCTTTCTGATCGCCGCCGGGCTGACGCTGGTGTTCGGGATCATGGACGTGATCAATCTGGCCCACGGCGTGCTTTATATGATCGGGGCCTATCTGATCGCCACCTTTGCCGCCCTCACGGGCAGCTTCTGGCTTGGCCTGCTGCTAATGCTGCCTGCGGCAGTGGCGGTGGGCTATGTGGTTGAGAGGGTGGTGATACGACCACTTTATTCAAGATCACATCTGGATCAGGTGCTGGCCACCTTTGGTCTGGTGATGATCGTCAACGAGGGGGTCAAGATCCTCTGGGGCACTTCACCCCTATCCGTCCCGATGCCGGATATCCTTTCCGGGTCAATCCCGCTGATCGGGCCACTGCAATACCCGGTGTATCGTTTGGCAATCATTGCCTCCGGGCTGGCGGTGGCGGCAGGACTGTATGTCGTTGTGAACCACACCCGCGTCGGCATGTTGCTGCGCGCAGGTGCAACAAATCGCGAAATGGTGTCGGCGCTGGGGGTGGATATAGGCAAGCTCTTCTCCACCGTGTTTGCCCTTGGCGCGGTGCTGGCGTGCTTTGCCGGCGCGATCGTCGCGCCAATCCTGTCGGTGGACACCGGCATGGGGGAAAGCGTGCTGATCCTGACCTTTGTGGTTGTCGTCATTGGTGGCATCGGGTCAATCCGGGGTGCGTTTCTGGGCGCCATTCTGGTGGCACTGGTGGACACGCTGGGCCGCACCTTTGGCCCGATCCTGCTGCGTGCGGTGATGGACCCTGCGGCGGCGGGTCAGACCGGGCGCACTTTGGCACCAATGCTGGTCTATATTCTGATGGCGGCGATCCTCTTTGCCCGGCCCGCAGGCCTGTTCGGCAGGCGCACCACATGA
- a CDS encoding branched-chain amino acid ABC transporter permease: MSITAAVRPRVSMRIWFAILIFAAFALLPVVSALTDDPFLLLIGTRIVAYAIAAMALDLILGYGAMVSFGHAAYLGFGAYAVAILSRFGVTDLSLHILGAVTLSAIFAAITGAISLRTRGVYFIMITLAFGQMAYFFFISLSSFGGDDGTPLQARSTLFGSQALESDLTLFYTALALLIVLFALATRIVGSRFGRVLIGTRENSVRMEAIGLAPFRYQLTAFVISGCMTSVAGVLLANQAEFVSPAFMSWHRSGELIVMVVLGGIGNLTGAIGGAVVALLLEDWLAMLTEHWRLVFGVFLILMVLYSPHGITGALERLRGVRK; the protein is encoded by the coding sequence ATGAGCATCACCGCCGCCGTCCGTCCCCGCGTGTCGATGCGGATCTGGTTCGCCATCCTGATCTTTGCCGCCTTTGCACTTCTGCCAGTGGTTTCGGCGCTGACCGACGATCCATTCCTGCTGCTGATCGGCACACGTATCGTCGCCTATGCGATTGCCGCGATGGCGCTGGACCTGATCCTGGGCTACGGCGCGATGGTATCGTTTGGCCACGCCGCCTATCTGGGGTTCGGGGCCTATGCAGTGGCGATCCTCAGCCGGTTCGGCGTCACGGATCTAAGCCTGCACATCCTTGGCGCGGTAACCCTGTCAGCCATCTTTGCCGCTATCACCGGGGCGATCTCACTGCGCACGCGCGGTGTCTATTTCATAATGATCACTCTGGCGTTCGGGCAGATGGCCTATTTCTTCTTTATCTCGCTGTCCTCTTTTGGCGGCGACGACGGTACGCCACTCCAAGCCCGCTCAACCCTGTTCGGTTCGCAGGCGTTAGAGAGTGACCTCACCCTGTTCTACACTGCCCTAGCGCTGCTGATCGTGCTGTTTGCGCTGGCGACACGCATCGTCGGATCACGCTTTGGTCGCGTTCTGATCGGCACGCGCGAAAACTCGGTGCGGATGGAGGCAATCGGCCTCGCCCCCTTTCGTTATCAACTGACCGCCTTTGTGATCTCGGGCTGCATGACGTCCGTCGCCGGAGTACTGCTGGCCAATCAGGCCGAATTCGTCTCACCCGCGTTCATGTCCTGGCACCGCTCGGGCGAGTTGATCGTGATGGTGGTGCTGGGTGGCATCGGCAATCTGACCGGGGCCATTGGCGGCGCGGTCGTCGCACTGCTGCTAGAGGATTGGCTGGCCATGCTGACCGAACACTGGCGGCTGGTCTTTGGCGTGTTCCTGATTCTGATGGTGCTATATTCGCCGCATGGCATCACCGGCGCGCTGGAACGGCTGCGGGGGGTGCGGAAATGA
- a CDS encoding ABC transporter ATP-binding protein yields the protein MSLLTVSNLCKNYGALEVTRNVSLDVKPGELHAIIGPNGAGKTTLIGQLSGQIRPDSGTVTLEGRNITSASMADRVHLGLARSFQITCILPRFTVLENVALAVQARSGSSFRFFGPVAGDAALNDAAMRTLAEAGLEDRAGIRASALSHGEHRRLELAIALATQPKVLLLDEPLAGTGGEEADAFVTRLAALKGRYATVLIEHDMEAVFALADRISVLVYGEIIASGTPDAIRTDPKVRAAYLGDEETV from the coding sequence ATGAGCCTGCTCACTGTCTCGAACCTGTGCAAGAATTACGGCGCGCTTGAGGTCACCCGCAATGTGTCTCTGGACGTCAAACCCGGCGAATTGCACGCCATCATTGGCCCGAATGGTGCGGGCAAGACCACGCTGATCGGTCAACTCTCGGGTCAGATCCGGCCAGATAGCGGGACTGTCACGCTCGAAGGACGCAACATCACCAGCGCGTCGATGGCGGATCGGGTGCATCTGGGCCTTGCGCGGTCGTTCCAGATCACCTGCATTCTGCCGCGGTTCACAGTGCTAGAAAATGTGGCGCTGGCGGTGCAGGCGCGGTCTGGCTCATCCTTTCGCTTTTTTGGCCCTGTAGCAGGCGACGCGGCGCTGAACGACGCTGCGATGCGGACACTGGCCGAGGCCGGGCTGGAGGATCGCGCAGGTATCCGCGCCTCGGCCTTGTCGCATGGCGAACACCGGCGGCTGGAACTGGCCATCGCGCTGGCGACGCAGCCAAAGGTGCTGCTGTTGGACGAGCCACTGGCGGGCACCGGCGGAGAAGAGGCTGACGCCTTTGTTACCCGGCTCGCCGCCCTCAAGGGCCGCTATGCAACAGTGTTGATAGAACATGATATGGAGGCGGTCTTTGCCCTCGCTGACCGCATATCTGTGCTGGTTTACGGTGAAATCATCGCCTCGGGCACGCCCGACGCCATCCGCACCGACCCCAAGGTGCGGGCCGCCTATCTGGGCGACGAGGAGACTGTCTGA
- a CDS encoding ABC transporter ATP-binding protein, giving the protein MLEVSGLQASYGESRILFGIDFSVAKGEVVTLLGRNGMGKTTTIRTIFGLVAPTGGTVRIDGQDLTGAAPHRIAGAGLGLVPEGRQIFPTLSVQENLQATATKGKWTLSRIYDLFPRLQERRRNMGNQLSGGEQQMLAIGRALMTNPRLVVLDEATEGLAPLIRADIWACLARLKSEGEAILVIDKNVDALTKFADRHVVIEKGRVVWTGSTADILNTPEVKDRFLHV; this is encoded by the coding sequence ATGCTGGAAGTCAGCGGATTGCAGGCGAGCTATGGTGAAAGCCGCATCCTGTTTGGCATCGACTTCTCGGTCGCCAAGGGTGAGGTGGTGACGCTTCTGGGCCGCAACGGCATGGGCAAAACCACAACGATCCGCACCATCTTTGGTCTGGTCGCGCCCACAGGTGGCACGGTCCGCATTGACGGGCAGGACCTGACCGGCGCTGCACCGCATCGCATTGCCGGTGCCGGTCTGGGGCTGGTGCCCGAGGGGCGGCAGATCTTTCCGACGCTCAGCGTGCAAGAAAACCTGCAAGCCACAGCGACCAAGGGCAAATGGACGCTGTCGCGGATCTATGACCTGTTTCCCCGGCTACAGGAACGTCGTCGCAACATGGGCAATCAGCTGTCGGGGGGCGAACAGCAGATGCTGGCGATCGGGCGCGCCTTGATGACCAACCCCCGCCTTGTTGTGCTGGATGAGGCGACCGAGGGGCTGGCCCCCCTGATCCGCGCCGATATCTGGGCCTGCCTTGCCCGACTGAAATCCGAAGGCGAGGCGATCCTGGTGATCGACAAGAATGTCGATGCGCTGACCAAATTTGCCGACCGCCATGTGGTGATCGAAAAGGGCCGCGTGGTCTGGACCGGATCGACCGCTGACATTCTGAACACCCCCGAGGTCAAGGACCGCTTTTTGCACGTCTGA
- a CDS encoding cupin domain-containing protein has protein sequence MIPGVTRSTTGLNDISWNILGQTYVPKQHSESSMSWHATLPKGTFVPPHIHPHQDEFIYVLEGRFDLLLNGVEAYAEPGDVIRLPMGIPHGIFNKTETTIKCLFWVAPSRRLYDLFWALHNLGPGANPADVVAVSAQHEVDFLPPPEEA, from the coding sequence ATGATTCCCGGCGTCACCCGATCGACCACCGGCCTCAACGACATAAGCTGGAACATCCTTGGTCAGACCTATGTGCCCAAGCAGCATTCGGAATCGTCGATGTCCTGGCACGCGACCCTGCCCAAGGGCACGTTTGTACCGCCGCATATCCATCCGCATCAGGATGAATTCATCTATGTGCTCGAAGGCCGGTTCGATCTGCTGCTGAACGGAGTCGAGGCCTATGCCGAACCGGGTGACGTGATCCGCCTGCCGATGGGCATCCCGCATGGTATCTTCAACAAGACTGAAACCACGATCAAATGCCTGTTCTGGGTCGCGCCTTCACGCAGGCTCTATGATCTGTTCTGGGCGCTGCACAATCTGGGGCCGGGCGCCAATCCGGCGGATGTGGTTGCCGTCTCGGCGCAGCACGAGGTCGATTTCCTGCCCCCGCCCGAGGAGGCGTAA
- a CDS encoding flavin-dependent oxidoreductase gives MKVLIAGAGIGGLTTALMLHQRGIPVQLFEVAREVREVGVGINVLPHAIRELEALGLLPALDAVGVRTRKLSYLTKQGQEVWSELRGMHAGHEVPQFSIHRGRLQKTIFDAVIDRLGPDAVVTGRKLAGFVQDERCVTAHFTNSVDGGTGTTAQGDVLICADGIHSVGRRSFYPSEGPPSWQGVAMWRGAVDWPVWQDGESMAIGGGLGGKFVLYPIAPARDGTQLTNWVVNVRIKDPALSPPPPDNWSRQVPLATVLPHALRFGVPGMDIGGLVRATPAIFEYPMADRDPLPRWTFGRITLLGDAAHPMYPVGSNGASQAILDARCLADALARSEHPRAALWTYEKDRLPKTAEVVRTNRVGGPERVIDEVEKRAPAGFSDINTVLDLEARRAIVGGYANTAGFSRVKSDGKRAV, from the coding sequence ATGAAAGTCCTGATCGCAGGCGCAGGCATCGGCGGGTTGACAACAGCCCTGATGCTGCACCAGCGCGGCATCCCCGTGCAGCTGTTCGAAGTGGCCCGTGAGGTGCGCGAAGTCGGCGTCGGCATCAACGTCCTGCCCCACGCCATCCGAGAGCTTGAGGCGCTTGGCCTGTTGCCCGCGCTGGACGCGGTCGGAGTGCGCACCCGCAAGCTGAGCTATCTGACCAAACAGGGTCAGGAGGTCTGGTCCGAACTGCGTGGCATGCATGCCGGCCACGAGGTGCCGCAATTCTCGATCCACCGGGGGCGGCTGCAAAAGACGATCTTTGACGCGGTGATTGACCGGCTGGGGCCCGACGCTGTGGTGACCGGTCGCAAGCTGGCCGGGTTTGTTCAGGACGAACGCTGCGTCACGGCACATTTCACCAATTCGGTCGACGGCGGCACAGGCACCACAGCACAGGGTGACGTGCTGATCTGTGCCGATGGCATCCATTCTGTCGGGCGTCGCAGCTTTTACCCCAGCGAGGGTCCGCCCAGCTGGCAGGGTGTCGCCATGTGGCGCGGCGCGGTGGACTGGCCAGTCTGGCAGGACGGTGAAAGCATGGCGATTGGCGGCGGGCTCGGGGGCAAATTTGTGCTTTACCCCATCGCGCCGGCCAGGGACGGGACGCAGCTGACCAATTGGGTGGTCAATGTGCGCATCAAGGATCCCGCGCTTTCGCCCCCCCCGCCCGACAACTGGTCACGTCAGGTGCCACTGGCCACTGTGCTGCCCCACGCGCTGCGCTTTGGCGTGCCGGGCATGGACATTGGCGGGCTGGTCCGCGCCACACCCGCTATCTTTGAATACCCGATGGCCGACCGCGATCCGCTGCCACGCTGGACTTTTGGCCGGATCACCCTGCTGGGAGATGCGGCGCATCCGATGTATCCAGTGGGATCGAACGGCGCATCACAGGCGATCCTCGACGCGCGCTGTCTCGCTGACGCACTGGCTCGCAGCGAACATCCCCGCGCGGCGCTCTGGACGTATGAAAAGGACCGTCTGCCCAAAACCGCCGAAGTGGTGCGCACCAACCGCGTCGGCGGCCCCGAACGGGTGATCGACGAGGTCGAGAAACGCGCACCAGCTGGGTTCAGCGACATCAACACGGTTCTGGATCTTGAGGCGCGCCGCGCCATCGTTGGCGGCTACGCCAATACGGCCGGCTTTTCCAGGGTCAAATCTGACGGGAAACGCGCGGTCTAA
- the rpmB gene encoding 50S ribosomal protein L28, giving the protein MSRVCELTGKGPMTGNNVSHANNKTRRRFLPNLNDVTLQSEALKRGVKLRISAAALRSVDHRGGLDMFLAKAKDTELSDNALKVKKEIAKAQAVQA; this is encoded by the coding sequence ATGTCGCGAGTATGCGAACTGACCGGAAAAGGCCCAATGACTGGCAACAATGTCAGCCATGCAAACAACAAGACCCGTCGGCGGTTTCTGCCGAACCTGAATGACGTGACTTTGCAGTCCGAAGCGCTCAAGCGCGGCGTGAAACTGCGGATTTCGGCGGCTGCCCTGCGCAGTGTCGATCACCGTGGTGGTCTGGACATGTTCCTAGCGAAAGCCAAGGACACCGAACTGTCCGACAACGCGCTGAAGGTCAAGAAAGAGATTGCCAAGGCGCAGGCCGTTCAGGCCTGA
- the meaB gene encoding methylmalonyl Co-A mutase-associated GTPase MeaB has translation MDIAATATQILAGERRALARAITLVESGRSDHRAQATNLLETLRGHGRTALRIGLSGTPGVGKSTFIETFGLMLTGMGKRVAVLAVDPSSARSGGSILGDKTRMERLSRDANAFIRPSPSQTHLGGVARRTREAIDLSEAAGFDVILIETVGVGQSETVVAEMSDIFLLLLAPAGGDELQGVKRGIMEMADLILVNKADGDLRAAATRTCADYTGALRLLRKRAQDPEGFPKAQMVSALEDTGLQLAWEEMEKLAHWRRETGHWDRIRAEQARYWFEAEVREGLLARLRREPVRGAMLALADRVEAGEITAAAAAGELLDGTLAGSMGGSAN, from the coding sequence ATGGATATCGCGGCGACGGCAACACAGATCCTGGCAGGCGAGCGGCGGGCGCTGGCGCGGGCGATCACCTTGGTCGAAAGCGGGCGGAGTGATCACCGCGCACAGGCGACCAACTTGCTTGAGACGCTGCGCGGTCATGGCCGGACTGCCTTGCGCATCGGGCTTTCGGGTACGCCGGGGGTCGGTAAATCAACCTTTATCGAAACCTTTGGCCTGATGCTGACCGGCATGGGAAAACGTGTGGCGGTACTGGCGGTTGATCCCAGTTCGGCGCGCTCGGGCGGATCGATTCTGGGCGACAAGACCCGGATGGAACGGCTGAGCCGCGACGCCAACGCCTTTATCCGCCCATCGCCCAGCCAGACCCATCTTGGCGGCGTGGCCCGACGCACCCGCGAGGCGATTGACCTGTCCGAGGCCGCCGGGTTCGACGTTATTTTGATCGAGACGGTCGGGGTCGGACAATCCGAGACGGTCGTGGCCGAGATGTCTGACATTTTCCTGCTGCTGCTGGCCCCGGCAGGGGGCGACGAATTGCAGGGGGTCAAGCGTGGCATCATGGAGATGGCCGACCTGATCCTGGTCAACAAGGCCGATGGCGATCTGCGGGCCGCTGCGACGCGGACCTGCGCCGACTATACTGGCGCGCTGCGGCTGCTGCGCAAAAGGGCGCAAGATCCCGAGGGCTTTCCCAAGGCGCAGATGGTGTCGGCGCTGGAAGACACCGGGCTGCAACTTGCCTGGGAAGAGATGGAGAAACTGGCGCACTGGCGCCGCGAGACGGGACATTGGGACCGCATTCGGGCCGAGCAGGCGCGCTATTGGTTCGAGGCCGAAGTGCGTGAGGGGTTGCTCGCCCGATTGCGGCGCGAACCGGTGCGCGGCGCGATGCTGGCGCTGGCGGACCGGGTTGAGGCGGGCGAAATAACGGCGGCCGCTGCTGCCGGTGAACTTCTGGACGGTACTTTGGCCGGATCAATGGGCGGGTCCGCAAACTGA